In the Malus domestica chromosome 16, GDT2T_hap1 genome, one interval contains:
- the LOC139193160 gene encoding uncharacterized protein, translated as MVGSSSSGEIRTPIFSGVNYEFWRTKLRTIFVSHDLWSLIEEGYVVPLSIVALIEAQTKELKENIKRDAKALGVIQNAILDEIFPRISNETSAKSAWDVLEKVYRGSTKIYDGKNHEQLLAKIEMRKSRSFPLTIEYATQSTLKMEVQEYSKNDLGILSKAEIRSVLNLQEVSSYG; from the exons atgGTTGGTTCAAGTAGCAGTGGAGAAATTCGAACTCCTATCTTCAGTGGAGTAAATTATGAATTTTGGAGGACAAAGTTGAGAACAATTTTTGTATCTCATGATTTGTGGAGTTTGATTGAAGAAGGCTATGTGGTACCTTTAAGTATTGTGGCTTTGATAGAGGCTCAAACAAAGGAGTTGAAGGAAAACATCAAGAGAGATGCAAAAGCTCTTGGGGTCATCCAAAATGCTATCTTAGATGAAATTTTTCCAAGAATCTCAAATGAGACAAGTGCCAAATCAGCTTGGGATGTGCTGGAGAAGGTCTATAGAGGCTCTACTAAG ATATATGATGGGAAGAATCATGAGCAACTCTTGGCTAAGATTGAGATGAGGAAGAGTAGAAGTTTTCCTCTCACAATTGAGTATGCAACTCAATCTACACTCAAGATGGAAGTGCAAGAATATTCAAAG AATGACTTAGGTATACTTTCAAAGGCAGAAATCAGAAGTGTTCTCAATCTTCAAGAAGTTTCAAGCTATGGTTGA
- the LOC139193159 gene encoding uncharacterized protein, whose translation MNEELQRQHEGMDSASSIILHLMELYGEGTRNRHFSTVSELVKTKMVKGAPVHQHVLKIIGLIEQLQNLRTPLDGELAQDFILACLSDSFSRFVMNYNMNKMDSTLSEFLNILVTAKKTMKKENVVGTAAVAYNKPSSSKAMPKGKGKGKEKSSTPKAQGGVKKKKVKEPKGTYHHCGKDGHWKRNCRLYLASLKDKPQAMVFCSYLQF comes from the coding sequence ATGAATGAGGAGTTACAGAGACAGCATGAGGGTATGGACAGTGCATCCTCTATCATACtccatcttatggagttatatggtgaagggacgcgcaatcGTCACTTCAGCACTgtcagtgaacttgtgaagaccaaaatGGTCAAGGGAGccccagtgcatcaacatgtactaaAGATAATTggactcattgaacaattgCAGAACCTAAggactccacttgacggggaattggcccaggacttcatctTGGCTtgtctttctgattcattctcgcGGTTCGTTATGAACTACAACATGAACAAGATGGATAGCACTCTCTCTGAGTTCCTAAACATTTTAGTAACCGCtaagaagactatgaagaaagagaacgttgtaggtactgctgcagtagcctacaacaagccatcctcttccaaggccatgccgaaaggcaaaggcaaaggaaagGAGAAGTCATCCACTCCTAAGGCCCAAGGaggagtgaagaaaaagaaggtgaaggagcccaaggggacctaccaccactgtggaaaggacgGGCATTGGAaaaggaattgcaggttataccttgcatcTCTGAAAGACAAGCCACAAGCTATGGTTttttgttcttatcttcaattctaa